The Methanobacterium sp. BAmetb5 genome includes a region encoding these proteins:
- a CDS encoding glycosyltransferase family 4 protein — MKIAVFHNLPTGGAKRALYNSVEFLSRDHQVDVHVPSLADEDYLSLKDVAHDFRTYPVKSTLPGYLYSTLKYFPSKISIRDLEKTQKHMAQEVNHRDYDVVLCEQDKYTMAPFFLKYLKKPHVYFCQQPIHSQGKISQILYNEAGIKTSFNVEALRFRLFINRMINLDQKLASYSHYTVVNSYFSHETVLRSYGVNALVSYLGVDTSQFKPLDIPRENFILSVGRCIPEKGFDFIIKSLGKIDKKTRPELVLISDLVNLPWKNYLENLAHQLNVKLKILVLVTEEELVELYNKAQLVVYAPYLEPFGLVPLEAMSCRTPVIGVKEGGVRETIQHQETGILTDRDEVSFSQVVTELLLDPDKREKLATQSINKIQKFWTLEHSGKRLLNHLERAVDLY; from the coding sequence ATGAAAATAGCTGTATTCCATAACCTGCCCACTGGAGGTGCCAAGAGGGCACTGTACAACAGTGTTGAATTCCTTTCCCGGGATCATCAGGTTGATGTCCATGTTCCTTCCCTGGCTGATGAAGATTATCTATCCTTAAAGGATGTAGCCCATGATTTTCGCACTTATCCCGTGAAAAGCACCCTCCCTGGTTATTTATACTCGACCCTGAAGTACTTCCCCTCAAAAATTTCCATCAGGGACCTGGAAAAAACCCAGAAACACATGGCCCAGGAGGTTAACCACAGAGACTATGATGTGGTTCTCTGTGAACAGGATAAATACACCATGGCTCCCTTCTTTTTGAAATACCTTAAAAAACCACATGTTTATTTTTGCCAACAACCCATACATTCCCAGGGTAAGATTTCCCAGATACTGTACAATGAGGCGGGCATAAAAACCTCCTTTAATGTTGAAGCACTGCGTTTTAGACTTTTCATAAATCGTATGATTAACCTGGACCAGAAATTGGCCAGTTACTCCCACTACACTGTGGTAAATTCCTATTTTTCCCATGAAACCGTATTAAGAAGTTACGGAGTCAATGCCCTGGTTTCCTACCTGGGAGTTGATACCAGTCAGTTCAAGCCACTGGATATCCCCCGGGAAAACTTCATCCTCTCTGTAGGTCGTTGCATACCGGAAAAAGGCTTTGATTTTATTATAAAATCCCTGGGAAAAATTGATAAAAAAACACGCCCGGAACTGGTTCTTATCTCTGACCTGGTGAACCTACCCTGGAAAAATTATCTGGAAAACCTGGCCCACCAGTTAAATGTCAAATTAAAGATTTTAGTTCTGGTAACTGAAGAAGAACTGGTGGAACTTTATAATAAGGCTCAACTAGTTGTTTATGCACCATACCTTGAACCCTTTGGCCTGGTTCCCCTGGAAGCCATGAGTTGCCGCACCCCGGTGATAGGAGTAAAGGAGGGAGGTGTAAGGGAAACCATCCAACATCAGGAGACAGGAATACTCACCGATAGGGACGAAGTATCATTTTCCCAGGTAGTTACCGAACTGCTGCTTGATCCGGATAAAAGGGAAAAACTGGCCACACAATCCATTAACAAGATCCAGAAATTCTGGACACTGGAACATTCTGGAAAAAGATTGTTAAATCATTTAGAGCGTGCAGTTGATTTATATTAA
- a CDS encoding glycosyltransferase family 1 protein, with product MKIGILSWILDRERTGIDNYLYNIVREMIGTDKSRDITLIHYRKTDNPLYQMVNEVVIGSLPGNLENPVSLSRALKKEEIDVLHLPSHMALQVNPFFVSSQVKKVLTIHDLIPFFFKDKLPFFYKFWAPSLKLIKDRPHCIITDSQNTRNDLINHLQIPEEKIKVISLAPNKDYTFMEDKSPVKDEILAKYGISVPFILYVGTVELRKNIPLLIKSFYKLLKSGLKCKLVLIGKLGYGFPEISQTVETLGLGDQVLFMGYVPDEDLVKFYNAADLFVFPSLYEGFGLPPLEAMACGCPVISSNTSSLPEVVGDAGITLDPEDSEGFTKAMYQVMTSPGLQEEMSFQSLERAKLFSWKKTAEETWKVYQEVHKEGY from the coding sequence ATGAAGATAGGAATACTCTCCTGGATACTGGACCGGGAAAGGACGGGTATTGATAATTACCTCTACAACATTGTCCGGGAAATGATTGGTACGGATAAATCCCGTGACATAACCCTGATCCATTACCGGAAAACAGACAATCCCCTTTACCAGATGGTAAATGAGGTGGTTATCGGTTCTTTACCAGGAAATTTGGAAAATCCAGTGAGCCTGTCCCGTGCTCTTAAAAAGGAGGAAATCGACGTGTTACATTTACCTTCCCACATGGCACTCCAGGTTAACCCTTTCTTCGTAAGTTCCCAGGTGAAAAAGGTTTTAACCATTCACGATCTTATTCCCTTCTTCTTCAAGGACAAGCTCCCTTTTTTCTATAAATTTTGGGCACCCTCACTGAAGCTAATCAAAGACAGACCCCACTGTATAATCACCGACTCACAAAATACACGTAATGACCTCATAAACCATCTCCAGATACCTGAAGAAAAGATAAAGGTCATATCCCTGGCCCCTAATAAAGATTACACTTTTATGGAGGACAAATCTCCGGTAAAAGACGAAATACTGGCTAAGTATGGGATATCCGTTCCCTTCATCCTTTACGTGGGGACGGTTGAATTACGTAAAAACATCCCCCTTCTCATTAAATCCTTTTATAAACTCTTGAAGAGTGGATTGAAGTGCAAACTGGTATTGATTGGAAAATTAGGTTATGGATTTCCCGAAATATCTCAAACTGTAGAGACACTGGGACTGGGGGATCAGGTTCTGTTCATGGGTTATGTTCCTGATGAGGATCTGGTTAAATTCTACAATGCTGCCGATTTATTCGTCTTTCCCTCACTATACGAAGGCTTTGGACTACCTCCCCTGGAAGCCATGGCCTGTGGATGTCCAGTAATATCATCAAATACCTCTTCCCTACCTGAAGTGGTGGGTGATGCGGGAATCACTCTGGATCCAGAGGACAGTGAGGGGTTCACCAAAGCCATGTACCAGGTAATGACCAGTCCTGGTCTCCAGGAGGAAATGAGTTTCCAAAGTCTGGAAAGGGCCAAATTATTTTCCTGGAAAAAAACTGCCGAGGAAACCTGGAAAGTATACCAGGAAGTCCATAAAGAGGGGTATTAA
- a CDS encoding glycosyltransferase codes for MSFIDIIVGVKNEEKYIKKCITSLQNQTIKDINILVVDGLSVDKTPYIVREISEKDPRVKLFINPQEVIGSARNLGLEYSGADYVVYLDGHCYVASDWLETLYKSFEKYNKQCKLAAVGSTYSSPPDDSFFGKTIALAQQTIFGGFGTSYTASQKVVPVETVAFAIYQRSTLEKENVTYDESMTQCEDTDFNYQLVKAGYKLLRHPQALVYQYRRPNSREFYGQMVNYGEGRAKFTRKHPETLKWYHFISLIFILYPLLFLIILLLYLTGYLWINILLLVSIPIIIYVFLDLIYTMMLVVKLDNWRGIYSFLVFPLEHWGYGLGFLKGLLKR; via the coding sequence ATGAGTTTTATAGATATCATCGTTGGGGTTAAAAACGAAGAAAAATACATTAAAAAATGTATTACCAGTCTACAGAATCAAACCATCAAAGATATCAACATCCTGGTTGTGGATGGTCTTTCCGTTGATAAAACACCCTACATTGTCCGTGAAATATCTGAAAAAGACCCCCGGGTAAAACTCTTTATAAACCCCCAGGAAGTGATAGGTTCGGCCCGTAACCTTGGATTGGAATATTCTGGTGCAGATTACGTTGTCTACCTCGATGGGCACTGTTATGTAGCTTCAGATTGGCTGGAAACCCTCTATAAATCATTCGAAAAATATAATAAACAGTGTAAATTAGCCGCTGTGGGGTCTACCTATTCTTCTCCACCGGATGACTCTTTTTTTGGCAAAACCATTGCCCTTGCTCAGCAAACCATTTTTGGTGGGTTTGGCACGTCTTACACTGCCAGTCAAAAGGTGGTGCCGGTGGAAACCGTGGCTTTCGCCATTTACCAGCGCTCCACACTGGAAAAAGAAAATGTAACCTATGATGAATCCATGACCCAGTGTGAAGACACGGATTTCAATTATCAACTGGTTAAAGCAGGTTATAAACTACTACGTCATCCCCAGGCACTGGTTTACCAGTACCGTCGCCCCAACTCCCGGGAGTTTTACGGGCAGATGGTTAACTACGGGGAAGGACGTGCCAAATTCACACGAAAACATCCTGAAACCTTGAAATGGTATCATTTCATCTCTCTAATCTTTATACTTTATCCATTGTTGTTCTTAATAATCCTATTACTCTACCTAACTGGCTATTTATGGATAAACATTCTCCTCCTGGTTTCAATTCCCATAATAATATATGTCTTCCTGGACCTGATTTACACCATGATGCTGGTGGTAAAACTGGATAACTGGAGGGGTATATATTCCTTCCTGGTATTCCCTTTGGAACACTGGGGATACGGGTTAGGATTTTTAAAAGGATTATTGAAAAGATGA
- a CDS encoding glycosyltransferase family 2 protein produces MSNESPRVSIIILNWNGWKDTLECLESIYQIDYPNYDVVVVDNASQDNSLEEIRNYAQGLETIESRLVDYRSQNKPLEVFELSEKDYFNLPVIIKEDLDIIPSDKRIIILKNNQNHGYAQGNNLAMEFALKNLDPDYILILNNDTVVHEDSVKCMVDIAQKDEKIGAVTPKVYYYDYQGSSDVISHAGEKFNLYIGRGKRFCKNQVDKGQCDQPRNVDTIEGCSLLLKTEVLQEVGLFDPVYFAYWEDTDLCFRIRKAGYQLSYVPQSRIWHKIGVSWDSYFSYFVIYHYLVRNRLLFMWRFASSLQKTTFTIFFIFYLLANLVLMLFKEDLETSRDGFKAIYDGIKDFRNTD; encoded by the coding sequence ATGAGTAATGAATCCCCACGGGTTTCCATAATCATCTTAAACTGGAATGGATGGAAGGACACCCTGGAGTGTTTGGAATCCATTTACCAGATTGACTATCCTAATTATGATGTGGTGGTGGTGGATAATGCCTCCCAGGATAACTCCCTGGAAGAAATTAGAAACTACGCACAGGGATTGGAAACAATTGAATCAAGGTTAGTGGATTACCGTTCCCAGAACAAACCACTCGAAGTTTTTGAATTATCTGAAAAAGATTATTTTAATCTTCCTGTGATCATTAAAGAAGATTTGGATATTATTCCTTCGGATAAAAGGATTATTATTCTTAAAAATAACCAAAACCATGGTTATGCTCAGGGCAACAACCTTGCCATGGAATTTGCCCTTAAAAACCTGGATCCTGATTATATTCTAATTTTAAATAACGACACCGTGGTTCATGAAGATTCTGTTAAGTGCATGGTGGACATTGCCCAAAAAGATGAAAAAATTGGGGCAGTTACTCCCAAGGTATATTATTACGATTACCAGGGCAGTTCCGATGTTATAAGCCATGCTGGAGAGAAATTCAACCTGTATATAGGTCGAGGTAAACGATTCTGCAAGAACCAGGTGGACAAGGGCCAATGTGACCAACCTCGAAATGTGGACACCATTGAGGGTTGTTCCCTACTCCTTAAAACCGAAGTATTGCAGGAGGTGGGTCTCTTTGATCCGGTATACTTCGCCTACTGGGAGGACACTGACCTCTGTTTCCGGATCAGAAAAGCGGGTTACCAACTTTCATATGTCCCCCAATCCAGAATATGGCATAAGATCGGTGTTTCCTGGGACAGTTATTTCAGTTACTTTGTGATTTATCATTATCTGGTGCGCAACCGTTTGCTATTCATGTGGCGGTTTGCTTCAAGCCTCCAGAAAACTACCTTCACTATTTTCTTTATATTTTATCTCTTGGCCAATCTAGTTTTAATGCTTTTTAAGGAGGATTTGGAAACTTCCCGAGACGGATTTAAAGCAATTTACGATGGTATAAAAGATTTTAGAAACACGGATTAA
- a CDS encoding MnmC family methyltransferase, which produces MINTKNNNYTPLIPEEAVMALVREWSLRERNGDENARQWAAQELKAFLVETADGTYTLKSQIKDDSSETMHTTHGALREAREKFAEPSQLSGRENIAILDICSGLGVNAAAALENLKDPIQGWKMEHLVLDMVEISWETLAATLIIPSISEYHDIIRKAVENYLVEHGLLSFSWEKKEIPPSVDIQVHCKDARKMVVEIPENRDYDAVFLDPFSPARSPELYTNEFLSKLANLLKNDGVIITYTSAAPVRYALLNTGLEIGEGPALGRSGGTIASPSINRITKPLKAADERMVALSDAGIPYRDPDLNASTEDILNNRHKERMEVRGESKLASTVKTPVYLVNDMGDERQKRRVLNHLKKFNIHSLNDPKVRFLVCPQFPQCICHCHQERPTTSRGRIKEMEKRMEIISNP; this is translated from the coding sequence ATGATCAATACTAAGAATAATAATTATACTCCTTTAATCCCTGAAGAAGCGGTTATGGCTCTGGTCAGAGAATGGTCCCTGAGGGAAAGGAATGGGGATGAAAATGCTCGCCAGTGGGCGGCCCAGGAGTTGAAGGCTTTCCTGGTGGAAACTGCCGACGGCACTTACACTTTAAAATCACAGATAAAGGATGATTCCTCGGAAACCATGCACACCACCCATGGTGCACTTCGGGAAGCCCGTGAAAAATTCGCAGAACCATCCCAGTTAAGTGGAAGGGAGAATATCGCTATCCTGGATATTTGCAGTGGACTGGGAGTCAATGCAGCCGCAGCACTGGAGAACTTAAAAGATCCCATCCAAGGTTGGAAGATGGAACACTTGGTCCTGGATATGGTGGAAATATCATGGGAAACCCTGGCAGCCACCTTAATAATTCCCAGCATCTCTGAATATCATGATATTATTAGGAAGGCCGTAGAAAATTACCTGGTAGAACATGGTTTACTCTCATTTTCCTGGGAAAAAAAAGAAATACCTCCCTCTGTGGATATCCAGGTGCACTGTAAAGATGCCCGGAAAATGGTGGTTGAAATTCCAGAAAACAGGGATTACGATGCTGTATTTCTGGATCCCTTCAGCCCGGCCAGATCACCCGAGCTTTACACCAACGAATTCCTTTCTAAACTTGCAAATTTACTAAAAAATGATGGTGTTATTATAACCTACACCTCTGCCGCCCCGGTGCGCTACGCCCTTTTAAACACAGGACTGGAAATCGGTGAAGGTCCAGCTCTGGGAAGAAGTGGTGGAACCATAGCCTCACCTTCCATAAATAGGATAACCAAACCCCTGAAAGCTGCTGATGAACGTATGGTGGCCCTTTCTGATGCAGGGATACCCTACAGAGACCCTGATTTAAACGCTTCAACCGAGGACATACTCAATAACAGGCACAAAGAGAGAATGGAAGTAAGAGGAGAGTCCAAATTGGCTTCTACCGTTAAAACTCCAGTATACTTGGTCAATGATATGGGTGATGAGCGCCAGAAACGGCGGGTGCTTAATCATTTGAAGAAATTTAATATTCATAGCTTAAATGACCCTAAAGTGCGGTTCCTGGTCTGCCCTCAGTTTCCACAGTGCATATGCCATTGTCATCAGGAACGGCCAACAACATCAAGGGGAAGAATCAAAGAAATGGAAAAGAGAATGGAGATTATATCCAATCCATGA
- a CDS encoding glycosyltransferase family 2 protein has protein sequence MKNKDHDLETTHRVSIVIINWNNWMDTLECLKSLLKINSSSFQIVLVDNNSTDDSITHIRDFARQIPLEIAEFRESELENLRSNNDLQEKLVLIKNNINHGFAAGNNIGVRFALQYLNPDYVLLLNNDTIAHENFLHELLRVAGRNDRVGSIQPVLLNYEASAIDSLGQECYWWGAEDICMGQSLKSIEKGMFGDEEIFGSCAAAALYPSEVLRETGLFDGDFFVELEDVDLSWRIRLSGYNSFLAGNALVYHKRGISSTLSSGDIIKGVKDESMVRKWHRQSRNWLVIVTRYYPKSIIARAIFRYPHKVLFTLFRLIYSSIILGKIRKTGKILHKNLKVRKKVKKNRFWSQIWQKWIKNSPTKCGNVNMDS, from the coding sequence ATGAAAAACAAAGACCATGATCTGGAGACAACTCACCGTGTTTCCATAGTGATCATAAATTGGAATAACTGGATGGACACTCTGGAATGTTTAAAATCATTACTAAAGATTAATAGTTCTTCATTCCAGATTGTTCTGGTGGATAATAATTCCACCGATGATTCCATCACTCATATCCGGGATTTTGCCCGACAAATACCCCTGGAAATTGCTGAATTTAGAGAAAGTGAATTAGAAAACCTGCGATCTAACAATGATTTGCAGGAGAAGCTGGTACTGATCAAGAATAATATTAATCATGGTTTTGCCGCTGGAAATAATATTGGGGTGCGTTTTGCCTTACAATATCTTAACCCTGATTATGTCTTACTTTTAAATAACGATACTATTGCCCATGAAAATTTCCTGCATGAATTACTTAGGGTGGCCGGCCGAAATGATAGAGTGGGAAGTATTCAACCGGTTCTGCTAAATTACGAAGCATCAGCCATTGATTCCCTGGGCCAGGAGTGTTACTGGTGGGGTGCTGAGGATATCTGCATGGGACAGTCCCTTAAAAGCATTGAAAAGGGAATGTTTGGTGACGAGGAAATATTCGGGTCCTGTGCAGCAGCTGCTCTTTATCCCAGTGAAGTTCTAAGGGAAACTGGACTTTTTGATGGGGATTTCTTTGTGGAACTGGAAGATGTGGATCTTTCCTGGAGGATCCGTTTATCTGGTTATAACTCATTTTTAGCCGGAAATGCACTGGTTTATCATAAACGCGGTATTTCTAGTACTCTGTCATCCGGGGATATAATTAAAGGGGTGAAGGATGAGTCCATGGTGCGTAAATGGCACCGTCAAAGTAGAAACTGGCTGGTAATTGTCACCCGTTACTACCCTAAATCAATCATAGCCAGAGCAATATTCAGGTATCCTCATAAAGTCCTTTTCACCCTTTTCAGGTTAATCTATTCGTCTATTATCCTGGGAAAAATTAGAAAAACCGGTAAAATTTTACACAAAAATTTAAAAGTCCGCAAGAAAGTTAAAAAAAATAGGTTTTGGAGTCAAATTTGGCAGAAATGGATTAAAAATAGTCCCACAAAATGTGGAAATGTGAATATGGATAGTTAA
- a CDS encoding flavodoxin family protein, protein MVRIMGIVGSPRKEGNTENLIKEALKAAGDAGAEIELVRLGSAEIEPCVACDICKATGECAIYDDMGEILEKMVKADGFIIGSPVYFGNVTSQLKMLMDRSRPLRMDFKLKNKVGGAIATGGSRNGGQETTIAAIHEFLLIQDAIVVGDGAPMAHYGGTGVGATAEDEMGLQTSQNLGKRVAELAIKLSE, encoded by the coding sequence TTGGTTAGAATCATGGGAATAGTGGGAAGTCCACGTAAAGAAGGTAACACTGAAAATCTGATAAAAGAAGCTTTAAAAGCCGCCGGTGATGCAGGAGCAGAGATAGAACTGGTGAGATTGGGAAGTGCTGAAATTGAACCCTGTGTGGCATGTGATATATGCAAAGCCACTGGTGAATGTGCCATATACGATGATATGGGAGAAATACTGGAAAAAATGGTGAAGGCCGACGGTTTTATCATCGGAAGCCCGGTATACTTTGGCAATGTAACTTCACAACTTAAAATGTTAATGGATCGCTCAAGACCACTGAGGATGGATTTTAAACTTAAAAATAAGGTGGGTGGAGCCATAGCTACTGGAGGATCTCGTAATGGGGGTCAAGAAACCACGATTGCTGCTATTCATGAGTTTTTACTCATCCAGGATGCCATAGTTGTTGGTGATGGGGCCCCTATGGCCCACTACGGTGGAACCGGTGTGGGAGCCACTGCTGAGGATGAGATGGGATTGCAAACCTCACAGAATCTGGGTAAGAGAGTGGCTGAGCTGGCCATAAAACTCAGTGAATGA
- a CDS encoding glycosyltransferase family 2 protein produces the protein MKSIEATADLFQQQKGIYVILPAYNEEKTLDGVMKELVDLGVNLIVVDDGSTDNTYCVARGFVKRYPSQVSLYRHPLNRGLGGALRTGIKAAIAHQADIIVTFDADGQHHSQDIIPLCLPLINGAADVVIGKRNFQEMPFRKKFGNVVMNIITLLFYGRDVEDSQSGLRAFSNEAAGSMELHSRDYGISSEIIGEVQRKKLRLVEVPITTIYTDYSLSKGTNTSVGLKILAKLIRNIFK, from the coding sequence TTGAAGAGTATTGAAGCCACGGCAGATTTATTCCAGCAGCAAAAAGGCATATACGTAATTTTGCCTGCTTACAATGAGGAGAAAACCTTAGATGGCGTTATGAAGGAACTGGTTGATCTTGGGGTTAATCTGATAGTGGTTGATGATGGTTCCACCGACAACACCTACTGTGTCGCCAGGGGTTTCGTGAAAAGATATCCATCCCAGGTAAGTCTTTACCGACATCCCCTAAACCGTGGATTGGGTGGTGCTCTGCGAACCGGTATTAAGGCCGCCATAGCACACCAGGCAGATATTATCGTAACCTTCGATGCCGATGGTCAGCACCACTCCCAGGATATAATTCCCCTCTGCCTGCCCCTGATCAATGGTGCGGCCGATGTGGTGATTGGGAAGAGGAACTTTCAGGAAATGCCCTTTCGTAAGAAGTTTGGGAATGTGGTGATGAATATAATAACCCTCCTATTTTATGGTAGGGATGTTGAAGATTCACAATCAGGTCTGCGTGCATTCAGCAACGAAGCAGCAGGGTCAATGGAACTTCACTCCAGGGATTACGGTATTTCCTCAGAGATCATTGGAGAAGTGCAGCGTAAAAAATTGCGACTGGTAGAAGTACCCATTACCACCATTTACACTGACTACTCCCTCTCCAAGGGAACTAACACCAGTGTAGGACTTAAAATACTGGCCAAGTTAATCAGGAATATTTTCAAGTAA
- a CDS encoding cyclopropane-fatty-acyl-phospholipid synthase family protein: protein MILKCFPKKIKQLMQHLLHDHYYILPYSYSKVLKLFRKFTFNGEKYEYFYHNYNEAWGNERTIEIPIIKKYVDDYDCDEILEVGNVLSHYFKICHDVVDKYEEAEGVINCDVVDYNPQKKYKLIVSISTLEHVGWDEEPKDPKKIFRAFDNLKNHLTEGGTLVVTVPIGGNPHLDNYLKNGQIKFTEKYYLKRISKYNKWVEFGSNFIPASYGSPYPLANALFIGIYKN, encoded by the coding sequence ATGATTTTAAAGTGTTTTCCTAAAAAAATTAAACAGTTAATGCAACACCTGCTTCATGACCATTATTACATTTTACCATATTCCTATTCTAAAGTCCTGAAACTGTTTCGTAAATTTACATTTAACGGAGAGAAATACGAATATTTTTATCATAACTATAATGAGGCTTGGGGAAATGAAAGAACTATTGAGATTCCCATCATAAAAAAATATGTAGATGATTATGATTGTGATGAGATTCTTGAGGTTGGTAATGTTCTTTCCCACTATTTTAAAATCTGCCATGACGTTGTTGATAAATATGAGGAAGCAGAAGGGGTGATCAATTGTGATGTCGTGGATTATAATCCCCAAAAGAAATACAAGTTAATTGTTTCCATATCCACTCTGGAGCATGTGGGCTGGGATGAGGAACCTAAAGACCCAAAAAAGATTTTCCGGGCCTTTGATAATTTAAAGAATCATCTTACTGAGGGGGGTACATTGGTTGTAACCGTACCTATAGGGGGAAACCCCCACCTTGATAATTATCTTAAAAATGGTCAAATTAAATTCACGGAAAAATATTATCTTAAAAGAATATCTAAATATAATAAATGGGTGGAATTTGGCTCTAACTTTATCCCAGCAAGTTATGGTTCTCCCTACCCCCTAGCTAATGCTCTGTTTATAGGAATTTATAAAAATTAG
- a CDS encoding DUF2304 domain-containing protein yields MILYQYIGVLIGIIGIIVTFLRFKSGKMSLNMLLVWSAVWILLIIFSVNPDTSSLLARATGIGRGLDLILIIGLIGCYYFIFKIYNMIENVEEEITHLVQEIALEKGQSPDLEKENLPKDKDSETEGKI; encoded by the coding sequence ATGATATTATATCAGTATATTGGAGTGTTAATCGGGATAATTGGTATAATAGTCACCTTTTTAAGATTCAAAAGTGGGAAAATGTCTCTCAACATGCTCCTGGTGTGGAGTGCGGTGTGGATACTGCTGATCATTTTCTCGGTTAATCCCGATACCAGTTCATTACTGGCCAGAGCCACTGGAATTGGTCGGGGACTTGATTTAATACTTATAATTGGGTTGATTGGCTGTTATTATTTTATATTCAAAATATACAACATGATCGAAAATGTTGAGGAAGAAATAACCCATTTAGTACAGGAAATAGCATTGGAAAAAGGCCAATCCCCTGATTTAGAGAAAGAAAATCTTCCAAAGGATAAGGATTCTGAAACGGAAGGGAAGATATAG
- a CDS encoding flippase, giving the protein MSKVKGIAKNMGFLFISQIITYLIGFFITMYTARYLGAEGFGIISLALSITGIFGVVVDMGLGTLMIRELARDKSFRDKYLSNVALMRVFLSFLMLGLLMLTVNLIGYSHLVKNVIYIISMYVVINAFVGVFTSVFQSYERMNYLSLVTIVNSFLMFFGVAIAIYCKLDILDFALVYLISNALTLLFAMILYFWKFSYPSIEIDFNFWKPTLKEAFPYGLAGIFVTVYYSVDSVMLSVMVGNEVVGWYNAAYKFLFVFLSLYSVFTVTLFPVMSRFYQDSKESLKYTYERSFKYLLIISVFIAFSVTLFANKIILLIYGSDYSPSIIALQVLIWTIILMFINGLSGILLGSINRQLVVTKITGLSVILNVTLNLVLIPKFSYLGASIATVFTELVSVPILIYILCKTENVDLKELQRTILPLIFSSVIMVIIFLILNSLNTIILFIILFTAYVVSLILTRAFDKEDLRVLKSLINKT; this is encoded by the coding sequence ATGAGTAAAGTTAAAGGTATAGCCAAGAACATGGGATTTTTATTTATTTCCCAAATCATTACTTACCTCATTGGGTTTTTTATCACCATGTACACGGCTCGTTATCTGGGTGCTGAAGGATTTGGTATTATATCTCTGGCCCTTTCAATTACTGGAATCTTTGGAGTTGTAGTGGACATGGGCCTGGGAACTCTGATGATCAGAGAACTTGCCCGAGATAAATCTTTCAGGGATAAATATCTGTCTAATGTAGCCTTGATGAGGGTTTTTTTATCTTTTCTGATGTTAGGCCTGTTAATGTTAACAGTTAACCTAATTGGATATTCTCATCTTGTTAAAAATGTAATCTACATAATTTCAATGTATGTAGTAATCAATGCTTTCGTAGGAGTGTTTACCTCTGTTTTCCAGTCATACGAAAGAATGAATTACCTCTCGCTGGTTACTATTGTAAACAGTTTTTTAATGTTTTTTGGAGTTGCTATTGCAATATACTGCAAACTAGACATTTTAGATTTCGCATTGGTTTACCTGATTTCAAATGCTTTGACCCTTCTCTTTGCTATGATTTTATATTTCTGGAAGTTTTCTTATCCCTCAATTGAAATTGACTTTAATTTCTGGAAGCCCACTTTAAAGGAAGCATTCCCCTACGGACTTGCAGGGATATTTGTCACGGTTTATTATTCCGTAGACTCAGTTATGTTGTCGGTTATGGTTGGTAATGAAGTAGTTGGCTGGTATAATGCAGCGTATAAATTTCTTTTTGTTTTCCTATCTTTATATTCCGTATTTACAGTGACTCTTTTTCCAGTGATGTCCCGTTTCTACCAAGATTCAAAAGAATCACTTAAATATACCTACGAGCGGTCTTTCAAATATCTGTTAATTATAAGCGTTTTCATTGCTTTTTCAGTAACTTTATTTGCCAACAAAATCATTCTACTAATCTATGGATCTGATTACTCCCCATCCATAATTGCACTTCAAGTATTGATCTGGACCATTATCCTCATGTTTATCAATGGTCTTTCTGGGATTTTACTAGGTTCTATTAATAGACAACTCGTTGTCACTAAAATTACTGGATTAAGTGTTATTTTGAATGTTACATTGAATTTAGTCCTTATACCCAAATTTAGTTATTTAGGTGCCAGTATTGCAACTGTATTCACTGAGTTGGTGAGTGTCCCAATCCTGATATACATTTTATGTAAGACTGAGAACGTAGATTTAAAGGAGTTACAGAGAACTATACTCCCCCTTATTTTTTCCAGTGTTATTATGGTAATTATTTTCCTAATCCTAAACAGTTTAAACACCATTATTTTATTTATAATTCTTTTTACAGCATATGTTGTGTCGTTAATCCTTACAAGAGCATTTGATAAAGAAGATTTAAGAGTGTTAAAAAGTTTAATCAACAAAACTTAA